A genomic segment from Solenopsis invicta isolate M01_SB chromosome 5, UNIL_Sinv_3.0, whole genome shotgun sequence encodes:
- the LOC120357748 gene encoding uncharacterized protein LOC120357748 — MPNLRGPGISARCAYMHAVMSGALYGAPVWCEAMGASSKIRKHLHDVQRLLALRIARAYRTSPNDALMVLAGVPPAEFLATARAILYARVKASRLRGENIAPRTMASWRERARRRVIEDWRSHLTANPPTVGTRVLEAVLPHLEEWVDRPWGGLSYRMTQVLTGHGCFGEYLCRIQKEPTARCHHCEAEVDSAQHTLEHCPAWDELRRVLKDEVGEDLSLGAVVAKMVLRESCWKAVASFCEQVMSQKEAAETARERLRGGRPGGGRRRRRRRSNLRGNGGGGDPRPPRDRPGPPDGGGPRRKRRRIAGAQPPSLQTIEEKGESDGDPPNNNNGEDHSPASPAEGPAYGTRSRARQLPSCMAPGEANSR; from the coding sequence atgcccaacctccggggcccGGGCATAAGTGCGAGGTGCGCGTACATGCACGCAGTCATGTCCGGGGCGCTGTACGGCGCCCCGGTATGGTGCGAGGCGATGGGGGCCAGCAGCAAAATCAGGAAGCACCTGCACGACGTGCAAAGACTGCTGGCTCTACGCATTGCGCGCGCATATCGCACCTCTCCAAACGACGCCTTAATGGTCTTGGCGGGAGTGCCGCCAGCGGAGTTTCTGGCAACGGCCCGAGCTATACTGTACGCTCGGGTCAAAGCCTCCCGCCTCCGGGGCGAGAACATCGCCCCGAGGACCATGGCgtcgtggagagagagagcccgtcggcgggtgatcgAGGATTGGCGTAGCCACCTCACTGCCAACCCGCCGACAGTGGGCACCCGGGTTCTGGAGGCCGTCCTCCCCCACCTGGAGGAGTGGGTAGACCGCCCATGGGGCGGTCTATCATATAGGAtgacgcaggtgctcaccggacatGGTTGTTTCGGGGAGTACCTGTGTCGAATCCAAAAAGAGCCGACCGCGCGTTGCCACCATTGCGAGGCGGAGGTGGACTCTGCGCAGCATACGCTGGAGCACTGCCCAGCGTGGGACGAGCTGCGCAGAGTCCTCAAAGACGAAGTAGGGGAGGATCTCTCCCTGGGGGCCGTTGTGGCAAAAATGGTCCTCAGGGAGAGCTGCTGGAAGGCggtcgcctccttctgcgaacaggttatgtcgcagaaggaggcggcgGAGACGGCCAGAGAAAGGCTGAGGGGGGGAAGACCCGGTGGGGGCAGAAGGCGACGACGTCGCCGATCCAACCTCCGGGGCAATGGCGGAGGCGGGGATCCCCGCCCCCCAAGAGACCGACCAGGACCACCCGACGGCGGGGGTCCCCGCAGGAAACGGAGAAGAATCGCTGGCGCTCAACCCCCTTCCCTCCAAACCATTGAGGAGAAGGGGGAGAGCGACGGCGATCCCCCCAATAACAATAACGGGGAAGATCATTCCCCTGCCTCCCCTGCCGAAGGCCCTGCATATGGGACCCGAAGCAGGGCGAGGCAGCTCCCGTCGTGTATGGCTCCCGGCGAGGCTAACTCCCGATGA